From the genome of Deltaproteobacteria bacterium:
GCGCGGTCCGCTCCGCCATGAGTACGTCCGCCGCCGGGCCGGATACGCGCGCCACCACCGCGCCGGCCGCCACCTCCGCGCCGTCGGCTATCGCCGGGGCGACCTCGATCGCGGGCGACACCGCCGTGAACACGGCGGCCGCCACGTCGAGCCCGAACACGACCAGCGGTTCGCGCGCCACCACGGCGGCGCGTGCGACGCCGTCGCCGGGCCCGACGACGGCGTCGGTCGTCACGTCACCGCGCCCGAGATCCTCGTCGAGCGCCAGCTCGATCAGACGCTGTACGGCCGGCAACCGGGCCAGTTGCATGGGGTCCGCTTACCACGACCGGCGCGGGTGCGTCACCCGCGCAGCGCCGCGACGATGTCGTCGTCGTTCGGAAACGAACCGGTCTCGTACTTGTTCCAGATCTCGCGGCCGTCGACGGTGACCGTGAACACGCC
Proteins encoded in this window:
- a CDS encoding SelT/SelW/SelH family protein; its protein translation is MAAAIQRAFPDAEVDLVKGDRGVFTVTVDGREIWNKYETGSFPNDDDIVAALRG